From Parus major isolate Abel chromosome 1A, Parus_major1.1, whole genome shotgun sequence, the proteins below share one genomic window:
- the LSMEM1 gene encoding leucine-rich single-pass membrane protein 1: MEKPPLEFNLPDTHEEGKLYVVDSLNNLNKLNVCPAESQHSLDQEENTGGTGESMGGSNTRNQCLFFSIFILTLVVSLVLVSFVIFLIFQTRNEVDQISSRLLSEKKNIEELKKLNNIILKHLNQSRIKEKPSDLHAYHFTHAELKVPGE; this comes from the exons ATGGAGAAGCCTCCCTTGGAATTTAACCTGCCTGATACTcatgaagaaggaaaactttATGTAGTTGATTCCCTAAACAACCTAAACAAGCTAAATGTTTGCCCAGCTGAATCCCAGCATTCACTAG ATCAGGAAGAGAACACTGGTGGTACTGGAGAAAGCATGGGAGGGAGCAACACAAGAAACCAGTGTTTGTTCTTCAGCATCTTTATTCTTACTTTGGTCGTCAGTTTGGTACTTGTTTCATTTGTAATATTCTTAATAT ttcAAACTAGAAATGAGGTGGACCAAATATCAAGCAGACTACTATCTGAAAAGAAGAACATAGAAGAGCTGAAGAAACTTAACAATATTATATTAAAGCATCTGAATCAATCCAGAATTAAGGAAAAGCCTTCTGATCTTCATGCTTACCACTTTACCCATGCTGAGCTCAAAGTCCCTGGAGAATAA